A part of Brassica rapa cultivar Chiifu-401-42 chromosome A05, CAAS_Brap_v3.01, whole genome shotgun sequence genomic DNA contains:
- the LOC103870521 gene encoding probable E3 ubiquitin-protein ligase MARCH10 isoform X1 has protein sequence MDDRDKALEEEHKDGDSAEIADEEQLWRRGIVSSRPPQDTGDDLLRRNASLTSSPIAKRVNFSPMPSPRIFQRGASLSPCSSSSRNRPNNSLKSLIPKLTFKNKNSSNSNMDIEKAADLAFGASPPSSGNARERSTWTLSNILAPRLKKTESLPVTPIAHSNPGSTHGRYVVDQVASMKKGPPLPIHRSRSVPAFNKDGSLRQSGVFRVIPTPNRTPTRNINKLDDTNVDGGEDVPEEEAVCRICMVELGEDSEAFKMECMCRGELALAHKECTIKWFTIKGNRTCDVCKQEVQNLPVTLLRLQDSHFNLGAIEATHFRQVKIQTNTTFDVYGCYLTGNSRLFFQCMAGRSNSCHCKHACILLFPRAASANQNEIRRHCNIFTVLLCFWSSCLDDVNYNGEEAICMDLRHNSVRSCSFFLSHFLLIGSHAAGCVYSLSHSIWFWTHHEQRNGYSRVFKMEETPEDS, from the exons ATGGATGATAGAGACAAAGCTCTTGAAGAAGAACATAAGGATGGAGATTCTGCTGAGATTGCAGACGAAGAGCAGCTATGGAGGCGAGGTATTGTCTCATCAAGACCACCACAAGATACGGGAGATGATCTTTTGAGACGTAATGCATCCTTAACATCAAGCCCTATTGCCAAAAGAGTCAACTTCTCTCCAATGCCCAGCCCTAGAATCTTCCAGCGTGGTGCTTCCCTCAGTCCTTGTTCGTCCTCTTCAAGAAACAGACCTAATAATAGCCTGAAGAGTCTGATCCCAAAGTTGACCTTCAAAAACAAGAACAGCAGTAACAGTAACATGGATATCGAGAAAGCTGCGGATTTGGCCTTTGGTGCGTCCCCTCCTTCTTCAGGAAACGCCAGAGAGAGATCCACATGGACGCTCAGTAATATTTTAGCTCCAAGGTTGAAGAAAACTGAGTCCTTGCCTGTAACCCCTATAGCTCACTCGAACCCTGGGTCCACACATGGGAGATATGTGGTTGATCAGGTTGCTTCCATG AAGAAAGGGCCTCCACTGCCTATTCATCGATCACGCTCTGTTCCAGCATTCAACAAAGATGGAAGTCTTAGGCAATCAGGTGTTTTCCGGGTGATTCCTACTCCGAACAGGACACCAACCAGAAATATTAATAAACTTGACG ACACGAATGTTGATGGCGGAGAAGATGTTCCTGAGGAAGAAGCCGTGTGCAGAATCTGCATGGTAGAATTGGGAGAAGATTCAGAAGCCTTCAAGATGGAGTGTATGTGTAGAGGTGAATTAGCTCTTGCACACAAAGAGTGTACAATCAAATGGTTCACCATTAAAGGAAACCGAACATGTGATGTGTGCAAGCAAGAGGTTCAGAATCTCCCAGTGACCCTTCTCCGCCTGCAAGATTCTCATTTTAATCTTGGAGCTATCGAGGCTACTCACTTCAGGCAAGTCaaaatccaaacaaataccaCATTCGATGTTTATGGATGTTATTTGACCGGTAACTCTCGTCTTTTTTTCCAGTGTATGGCAGGACGTTCCAATTCTTGTCATTGTAAGCATGCTTGCATACTTCTGTTTCCTCGAGCAGCTTCtg CTAACCAAAATGAAATCAGGCGCCATTGCAATATCTTTACCGTTCTCTTGTGTTTTTGGTCTTCTTGCCTCGATGACGTCAACTACAATGG TGAAGAAGCAATATGTATGGATTTACGGCACAATTCAGTTCGGTCTTGTAGTTTTTTTCTCtcacattttcttctcattg GTTCACATGCAGCCGGTTGTGTCTATTCTCTTAGCCACAGTATTTGGTTTTGGACTCACCATGAGCAGCGCAACGGGTATAGTCGAGTTTTCAAAATGGAGGAGACGCCGGAGGACAGCTGA
- the LOC103870516 gene encoding isocitrate dehydrogenase [NAD] catalytic subunit 6, mitochondrial isoform X2 translates to MAAFLARRLLGTSTSSSSALISAARAFSSSTTPIKATLFPGDGIGPEIAESVKQVFTAADVAIDWDEHYVSTEVDPRTNSFLTWESLQSVLDNKVGLKGPMATPIGKGHRSLNLTLRKELNLYANVRPCYSLPGYKTRYDDVDLITIRENTEGEYSGLEHQVVKGVVESIKIITRKASMRVAEYAFLYAKTHGRKKVSAIHKANIMQKTDGLFLQCCDEVAEKYPEIEYEKVVIDNCCMMLVKNPALFDVLVMPNLYGDIISDLCAGLVGGLGLTPSCNIGEDGIALAEAVHGSAPDIAGKNLANPTALLLSGVMMLRHLKLNKQAEQIHSAIINTIAEGKYRTADLGGTSTTTEFTKAICDHL, encoded by the exons ATGGCAGCTTTTCTCGCGAGACGGCTTCTCGGCACTTCAACGTCTTCCTCCTCAGCGCTCATTTCCGCTGCCAGAGccttctcctcctccaccactcCGATCAAAGCAACCCTCTTCCCCGGCGACGGGATCGGTCCCGAGATCGCCGAATCCGTCAAACAG GTGTTTACTGCTGCTGACGTGGCAATTGATTGGGACGAGCACTATGTCAGCACCGAAGTAGATCCGAGAACCAATAGCTTCTTGACGTGGGAGAGTCTACAGTCCGTGCTTGATAACAAGGTTGGCTTGAAAGGACCTATGGCTACTCCCATTGGGAAGGGTCACCGTTCCTTGAACCTTACTCTTAGGAAGGAGCTGAATCTGTACGCTAATGTTAGGCCGTGTTACAGCCTTCCCGGGTATAAGACCCGTTATGATGACGTTGATCTTATTACTATTCGTGAAAACACTGAAGGAGAGTACAGTGGGCTTGAGCATCAG GTGGTTAAGGGTGTGGTGGAGAGTATTAAGATTATTACACGTAAGGCGAGTATGAGAGTTGCGGAGTATGCTTTTCTCTATGCCAAGACTCACGGAAGGAAGAAAGTTTCTGCTATTCATAAAGCCAACATTATGCAGAAAACTGATGGTCTTTTCCTTCAG TGCTGTGATGAGGTAGCTGAGAAGTATCCTGAGATAGAATACGAGAAGGTTGTTATTGACAACTGCTGTATGATG CTTGTGAAAAACCCAGCACTTTTTGATGTGTTGGTGATGCCAAATCTCTATGGAGATATTATCAGCGATTTGTGTGCTGGACTAGTTGGGGGACTAGGACTGACTCCAAG TTGTAATATCGGGGAGGATGGTATTGCCCTTGCTGAAGCTGTGCACGGGTCTGCACCAGATATTGCCGGAAAG AACTTGGCGAACCCGACAGCTTTGCTTCTGAGTGGAGTGATGATGTTGCGGCATCTGAAGCTCAACAAACAAGCAGAGCAAATTCATAGCGCCATCATCAACACAATAGCGGAGGGGAAGTATAGAACCGCTGATCTCGGAGGTACCTCAACCACAACAGAGTTCACAAAAGCCATCTGTGATCATCTCTAA
- the LOC103870521 gene encoding probable E3 ubiquitin-protein ligase MARCH10 isoform X2 — MDDRDKALEEEHKDGDSAEIADEEQLWRRGIVSSRPPQDTGDDLLRRNASLTSSPIAKRVNFSPMPSPRIFQRGASLSPCSSSSRNRPNNSLKSLIPKLTFKNKNSSNSNMDIEKAADLAFGASPPSSGNARERSTWTLSNILAPRLKKTESLPVTPIAHSNPGSTHGRYVVDQVASMKKGPPLPIHRSRSVPAFNKDGSLRQSGVFRVIPTPNRTPTRNINKLDDTNVDGGEDVPEEEAVCRICMVELGEDSEAFKMECMCRGELALAHKECTIKWFTIKGNRTCDVCKQEVQNLPVTLLRLQDSHFNLGAIEATHFSVWQDVPILVIVSMLAYFCFLEQLLLTKMKSGAIAISLPFSCVFGLLASMTSTTMVKKQYVWIYGTIQFGLVVFFSHIFFSLVHMQPVVSILLATVFGFGLTMSSATGIVEFSKWRRRRRTAELPSSSQVDPPPVQSISGS, encoded by the exons ATGGATGATAGAGACAAAGCTCTTGAAGAAGAACATAAGGATGGAGATTCTGCTGAGATTGCAGACGAAGAGCAGCTATGGAGGCGAGGTATTGTCTCATCAAGACCACCACAAGATACGGGAGATGATCTTTTGAGACGTAATGCATCCTTAACATCAAGCCCTATTGCCAAAAGAGTCAACTTCTCTCCAATGCCCAGCCCTAGAATCTTCCAGCGTGGTGCTTCCCTCAGTCCTTGTTCGTCCTCTTCAAGAAACAGACCTAATAATAGCCTGAAGAGTCTGATCCCAAAGTTGACCTTCAAAAACAAGAACAGCAGTAACAGTAACATGGATATCGAGAAAGCTGCGGATTTGGCCTTTGGTGCGTCCCCTCCTTCTTCAGGAAACGCCAGAGAGAGATCCACATGGACGCTCAGTAATATTTTAGCTCCAAGGTTGAAGAAAACTGAGTCCTTGCCTGTAACCCCTATAGCTCACTCGAACCCTGGGTCCACACATGGGAGATATGTGGTTGATCAGGTTGCTTCCATG AAGAAAGGGCCTCCACTGCCTATTCATCGATCACGCTCTGTTCCAGCATTCAACAAAGATGGAAGTCTTAGGCAATCAGGTGTTTTCCGGGTGATTCCTACTCCGAACAGGACACCAACCAGAAATATTAATAAACTTGACG ACACGAATGTTGATGGCGGAGAAGATGTTCCTGAGGAAGAAGCCGTGTGCAGAATCTGCATGGTAGAATTGGGAGAAGATTCAGAAGCCTTCAAGATGGAGTGTATGTGTAGAGGTGAATTAGCTCTTGCACACAAAGAGTGTACAATCAAATGGTTCACCATTAAAGGAAACCGAACATGTGATGTGTGCAAGCAAGAGGTTCAGAATCTCCCAGTGACCCTTCTCCGCCTGCAAGATTCTCATTTTAATCTTGGAGCTATCGAGGCTACTCACTTCAG TGTATGGCAGGACGTTCCAATTCTTGTCATTGTAAGCATGCTTGCATACTTCTGTTTCCTCGAGCAGCTTCtg CTAACCAAAATGAAATCAGGCGCCATTGCAATATCTTTACCGTTCTCTTGTGTTTTTGGTCTTCTTGCCTCGATGACGTCAACTACAATGG TGAAGAAGCAATATGTATGGATTTACGGCACAATTCAGTTCGGTCTTGTAGTTTTTTTCTCtcacattttcttctcattg GTTCACATGCAGCCGGTTGTGTCTATTCTCTTAGCCACAGTATTTGGTTTTGGACTCACCATGAGCAGCGCAACGGGTATAGTCGAGTTTTCAAAATGGAGGAGACGCCGGAGGACAGCTGAACTTCCAAGCAGTAGTCAGGTGGATCCACCACCAGTTCAGAGTATCTCTGGATCATGA
- the LOC103870516 gene encoding isocitrate dehydrogenase [NAD] catalytic subunit 6, mitochondrial isoform X1, with protein sequence MAAFLARRLLGTSTSSSSALISAARAFSSSTTPIKATLFPGDGIGPEIAESVKQVPFPNPHHGFVAKVDKVCSFMVVIQVFTAADVAIDWDEHYVSTEVDPRTNSFLTWESLQSVLDNKVGLKGPMATPIGKGHRSLNLTLRKELNLYANVRPCYSLPGYKTRYDDVDLITIRENTEGEYSGLEHQVVKGVVESIKIITRKASMRVAEYAFLYAKTHGRKKVSAIHKANIMQKTDGLFLQCCDEVAEKYPEIEYEKVVIDNCCMMLVKNPALFDVLVMPNLYGDIISDLCAGLVGGLGLTPSCNIGEDGIALAEAVHGSAPDIAGKNLANPTALLLSGVMMLRHLKLNKQAEQIHSAIINTIAEGKYRTADLGGTSTTTEFTKAICDHL encoded by the exons ATGGCAGCTTTTCTCGCGAGACGGCTTCTCGGCACTTCAACGTCTTCCTCCTCAGCGCTCATTTCCGCTGCCAGAGccttctcctcctccaccactcCGATCAAAGCAACCCTCTTCCCCGGCGACGGGATCGGTCCCGAGATCGCCGAATCCGTCAAACAGGTTCCTTTTCCCAATCCCCATCATGGGTTCGTCGCTAAAGTTGATAAAGTTTGCTCCTTTATGGTGGTGATCCAGGTGTTTACTGCTGCTGACGTGGCAATTGATTGGGACGAGCACTATGTCAGCACCGAAGTAGATCCGAGAACCAATAGCTTCTTGACGTGGGAGAGTCTACAGTCCGTGCTTGATAACAAGGTTGGCTTGAAAGGACCTATGGCTACTCCCATTGGGAAGGGTCACCGTTCCTTGAACCTTACTCTTAGGAAGGAGCTGAATCTGTACGCTAATGTTAGGCCGTGTTACAGCCTTCCCGGGTATAAGACCCGTTATGATGACGTTGATCTTATTACTATTCGTGAAAACACTGAAGGAGAGTACAGTGGGCTTGAGCATCAG GTGGTTAAGGGTGTGGTGGAGAGTATTAAGATTATTACACGTAAGGCGAGTATGAGAGTTGCGGAGTATGCTTTTCTCTATGCCAAGACTCACGGAAGGAAGAAAGTTTCTGCTATTCATAAAGCCAACATTATGCAGAAAACTGATGGTCTTTTCCTTCAG TGCTGTGATGAGGTAGCTGAGAAGTATCCTGAGATAGAATACGAGAAGGTTGTTATTGACAACTGCTGTATGATG CTTGTGAAAAACCCAGCACTTTTTGATGTGTTGGTGATGCCAAATCTCTATGGAGATATTATCAGCGATTTGTGTGCTGGACTAGTTGGGGGACTAGGACTGACTCCAAG TTGTAATATCGGGGAGGATGGTATTGCCCTTGCTGAAGCTGTGCACGGGTCTGCACCAGATATTGCCGGAAAG AACTTGGCGAACCCGACAGCTTTGCTTCTGAGTGGAGTGATGATGTTGCGGCATCTGAAGCTCAACAAACAAGCAGAGCAAATTCATAGCGCCATCATCAACACAATAGCGGAGGGGAAGTATAGAACCGCTGATCTCGGAGGTACCTCAACCACAACAGAGTTCACAAAAGCCATCTGTGATCATCTCTAA
- the LOC103870520 gene encoding probable E3 ubiquitin-protein ligase LOG2, translating to MGNISSSGGDRRRRRRSNTLPTAAPPPPPPPATEPPPNRIVFAAATPYPNPNQHYHQYPGYYPPPPGTMLPSPYDHHHHHYPPPPPPPHPYHHPHPWTAGGRYPYAGAMVPQPQPCVEHQKAVTIRNDVNLKRESLKLEPDPDNPGRFLVSFTFDATVSGRITVIFFAKESEECVLTATKEDVLPPITMDFEVGLGQKFKQPSGTGIDFSLFEEAELFKAAEADVYPLAVKAEAAAAPGGDGEEAESVGSKNAQITQAVYEKDKGEIKIRVVKQILWVNETRYELQEIYGIGNSVDGDDDSADDANDPGKECVICLSEPRDTTVLPCRHMCMCSGCAKVLRFQTNRCPICRQPVERLLEIKVHGNSGSGNNAEQGATGEQE from the exons ATGGGAAACATCAGCAGCAGCGGCGGCGATAGACGCCGGAGACGTCGAAGCAACACCCTTCCAACCGCcgctccaccaccaccaccaccaccggcgACAGAACCTCCACCCAATCGCATCGTCTTCGCCGCGGCTACGCCGTACCCAAACCCTAATCAGCATTACCACCAGTACCCCGGCTACTACCCTCCTCCGCCGGGAACCATGCTTCCGTCGCCGTAcgatcaccaccaccaccactatccccctcctcctcctcctccgcatCCGTACCACCACCCTCACCCTTGGACCGCCGGCGGGAGATACCCTTACGCTGGAGCCATGGTCCCTCAACCGCAGCCTTGCGTCGAGCATCAGAAAGCCGTCACGATTCGTAACGACGTTAATTTAAAAAGGGAGTCTTTGAAGCTTGAACCCGACCCGGACAATCCGGGTCGGTTTCTCGTCTCCTTCACGTTTGATGCAACTGTCTCCGGCAG GATCACAGTAATCTTCTTTGCTAAAGAATCAGAAGAATGCGTTCTAACAGCGACAAAGGAAGACGTACTACCACCAATCACGATGGATTTCGAGGTAGGACTTGGTCAGAAGTTCAAACAGCCTTCTGGTACGGGGATAGACTTCTCTCTCTTTGAAGAAGCTGAGCTGTTCAAGGCGGCTGAGGCTGATGTTTATCCGTTGGCGGTTAAGGCAGAAGCAGCAGCGGCTCCGGGTGGTGATGGTGAAGAAGCAGAGAGTGTGGGGTCGAAGAATGCGCAGATCACTCAAGCTGTTTATGAGAAGGATAAAGGGGAGATTAAGATAAGAGTGGTGAAGCAGATACTATGGGTTAACGAGACGAGGTATGAGCTGCAGGAGATTTATGGGATTGGGAATAGcgttgatggtgatgatgattcgGCTGATGATGCTAATGACCCGGGGAAAGAGTGTGTTATATGTTTGTCTGAGCCACGTGACACGACTGTTCTTCCTTGTCGGCACATG TGTATGTGCAGCGGATGTGCTAAGGTGTTGAGGTTCCAGACAAATAGGTGTCCGATTTGCAGACAACCTGTAGAGAGGCTTTTGGAGATAAAGGTTCACGGTAATAGTGGAAGCGGGAACAATGCTGAACAAGGAGCAACAGGTGAACAAGAGTAG
- the LOC103870517 gene encoding coatomer subunit zeta-3: protein MSGTHDSCPLVKNILLLDSEGKRVAVKYYSDDWATNAAKLSFEKYVFSKTSKTNARTEAEITLLDSNIIVYKFAQDLHFFVTGGDDENELVLSSVLQGFFDAVALLLRNNVEKMEALENLDLIFLCLDEMVDQGVVLETDPNVIAGKVAMQSTEASGSLSEQTLTQALATAREHLARSLLT, encoded by the exons ATGTCAGGGACTCAT GATTCATGTCCTTTGGTGAAGAACATTCTTCTTCTGGACTCTGAAGGGAAGCGTGTGGCTGTCAAGTACTACTCTGATGACTGGGCGACTAATGCTGCCAAGTTGAGTTTTGAGAAGTACGTGTTCTCCAAGACCTCTAAGACCAATGCTCGCACTGAAG CTGAGATCACACTCTTGGACAGTAATATTATAGTCTATAAGTTCGCCCAGGACCTTCACTTCTTTGTCACTGGAGGCGATGATGAAAACGAGCTCGTCTTATCCTCTGTTCTTCAAGGATTTTTCGATGCTGTTGCACTTCTTCTAAG GAACAATGTGGAAAAGATGGAAGCCCTTGAGAACTTGGATCTCATCTTTCTCTGCCTCGATGAAATGGTCGATCAGGG GGTGGTTCTTGAAACGGACCCGAACGTCATTGCCGGGAAAGTAGCAATGCAGAGCACAGAAGCTAGTGGTTCACTCTCTGAACAG ACACTAACTCAAGCATTGGCAACAGCTCGGGAACATTTGGCAAGAAGTCTGCTTACATGA
- the LOC103870519 gene encoding serine/threonine-protein kinase-like protein CCR1, translating to METHLFLLFLSLLLFLSKPGSGFGSSGPIAASFGGSSAFFCAIDASGRQEVICWGKNYSSPSSPSSSSSSSTSQSYNIPSMAVLSGGDGFLCGVLSNTSQPFCFSSLGSSSSSGTDLVPLSYRTTAYSQIAAGNRHVCAVRGAYYSDHDSGTVDCWEITRASNNTFVAKESPNFYDQNVSNLVFNKIVSGDGFSCGGVREGGVLCFGPKSSTLGLNSTTSDSFEVLSAGKTSLCAILNSTREIKCWGDEDSFANSPSDDSRFVALASGPNHYCGIREDTHEVACWGNANFSLIPKASGFKAIASSDSIVCGIREEDLVLDCWMVDGSSTLAYDPPLELCSPGVCRAGPCGDKEFAFNASILDEPDLTSLCVRKELSLCSPCGSDCSKGFFLSSSCTENSDRVCTSCSLCQNSSCSDICKVHNRDSSLDKHWNQLALIVGSSASALLIIIICCCVVPRFVTSPNKEDGFKSCIGKTDLETEPLEMIAPATSVTPFAQVFRLSELKDATNGFKEFNELGRGSYGFVYKAVLSDGRQVAVKRANASTIIHTNAREFEAELEILCNIRHSNIVNLIGYSTEMGERLLVYEYMPHGTLHDHLHGGFSPLSWGLRVRIALQTAKGLEYLHVEAEPRIVHGDVKSSNVLLDSEWAARVADFGLLTSSNERSLDVKGDVYDFGVVLLEILTGRKRYDRDCDPPEIVEWAIPLIREGKAAAILDKYIALPRNVEPLLKLADVAELCVREDPSQRPTMSELVNLLDQFARDGLIL from the coding sequence ATGGAAACTCATCTCTTTCTCCTCTTTCTCTCACTCCTCCTATTCTTATCCAAACCCGGATCCGGATTCGGATCCTCCGGCCCTATAGCGGCCTCCTTCGGCGGCTCCTCTGCTTTCTTCTGCGCCATTGACGCTAGCGGACGCCAAGAAGTTATCTGCTGGGGCAAAAACtactcatctccttcttctccatcttcctcctcttcttcttcaacttctcAAAGCTACAACATTCCTTCCATGGCCGTTCTCTCGGGCGGAGACGGGTTCCTCTGCGGCGTCTTGTCCAACACGTCTCAGCCCTTTTGTTTCAGTTCACTTGGATCTTCTTCCTCCTCGGGTACGGATCTTGTCCCTCTCTCTTACAGGACTACTGCTTACTCTCAGATCGCTGCTGGAAACAGACATGTCTGTGCAGTCAGAGGAGCTTACTATTCCGACCACGACTCTGGAACCGTAGACTGTTGGGAGATAACACGAGCTAGTAACAACACCTTTGTCGCTAAAGAGAGTCCTAACTTCTATGATCAGAACGTTAGTAACCTCGTCTTCAACAAGATTGTTTCTGGTGATGGGTTTAGCTGCGGTGGAGTTAGAGAAGGTGGGGTCCTCTGTTTTGGCCCAAAGTCTTCTACTTTAGGGCTTAACTCAACAACTTCAGACAGCTTCGAAGTGTTATCCGCGGGAAAAACCTCTCTCTGTGCGATCTTAAACTCAACTCGTGAGATTAAATGTTGGGGAGACGAGGACTCTTTTGCTAACTCACCATCTGATGACTCTCGCTTCGTTGCGTTAGCATCTGGTCCCAACCATTACTGTGGGATCCGTGAGGATACTCACGAGGTTGCGTGTTGGGGCAACGCTAACTTCTCGCTGATACCTAAAGCTTCCGGCTTTAAGGCTATTGCGTCGTCGGACTCCATCGTTTGCGGTATAAGAGAAGAGGATCTCGTTCTCGACTGCTGGATGGTTGACGGGTCGTCAACACTAGCGTACGATCCTCCTTTAGAGCTTTGCAGTCCAGGGGTATGTAGAGCTGGTCCTTGTGGAGATAAAGAGTTTGCTTTCAACGCAAGCATCCTCGACGAGCCTGACCTAACGAGTTTATGCGTGAGGAAAGAGTTGTCTCTCTGTTCTCCTTGCGGATCGGATTGCTCTAAGGGGTTCTTCTTGTCGAGTTCGTGCACCGAGAACTCTGATCGGGTATGTACCTCGTGTTCGTTATGTCAGAACAGTTCTTGTTCCGACATTTGTAAGGTTCACAACCGAGATTCTTCTTTAGACAAACATTGGAATCAGCTAGCTCTCATCGTCGGCTCTTCCGCCTCGGCTCtgttgatcatcatcatctgttGTTGCGTCGTGCCACGGTTTGTTACTAGTCCTAACAAAGAAGACGGTTTCAAATCTTGCATAGGAAAGACCGATCTAGAAACCGAGCCACTCGAAATGATCGCCCCTGCTACATCGGTAACACCCTTCGCGCAAGTGTTTAGGCTCTCCGAGCTTAAAGACGCGACCAACGGGTTCAAAGAGTTCAACGAGCTAGGCCGAGGAAGCTACGGGTTCGTCTACAAAGCCGTGTTATCCGACGGGAGACAAGTTGCGGTTAAAAGAGCTAACGCATCTACCATAATCCACACGAACGCTAGAGAGTTCGAAGCCGAGCTGGAGATACTATGCAACATTAGGCATAGCAATATCGTGAACCTCATCGGTTACTCCACCGAGATGGGAGAGAGGCTTCTTGTCTACGAGTACATGCCTCACGGTACGCTTCACGACCATCTCCACGGCGGGTTTTCGCCGTTGAGTTGGGGGTTAAGGGTTCGAATCGCGTTGCAAACAGCTAAAGGGCTCGAGTATCTTCACGTTGAAGCTGAGCCGAGGATTGTTCACGGTGATGTGAAGTCTTCGAACGTGCTTTTGGACTCCGAGTGGGCCGCTAGAGTTGCGGATTTTGGGCTTCTGACGTCGTCTAACGAGAGGAGTTTGGACGTCAAGGGAGATGTTTATGACTTTGGGGTTGTGTTGTTGGAGATTTTGACCGGGAGGAAGCGTTACGATAGGGACTGTGATCCTCCCGAGATTGTTGAATGGGCCATTCCGTTGATTAGAGAAGGCAAAGCGGCGGCGATTTTGGATAAGTATATTGCTTTGCCGAGAAATGTGGAGCCGTTGTTGAAACTTGCTGACGTGGCGGAGTTGTGTGTACGGGAGGATCCGAGTCAACGACCAACCATGTCGGAACTTGTGAACTTGTTGGATCAGTTCGCTAGAGATGGACTGATCttgtag